The proteins below come from a single Rhodopirellula bahusiensis genomic window:
- a CDS encoding HAD family hydrolase: MNSSNDRDARPTDLLFSSVPLQPTPVSVEPALVPLTQPKSFDLSEIQVILLDVYGTLVISGSGDVGTADDAKHDAANRWIREAATEAGVEDLDGIPTSDQLRNQIVATNEAARSETNPKPEVDILEIWRRVLQSNGRADLATNSKILVAWICGVEGRSNPVWPMPGAHEALMAMQEKGRRLGIVSNAQFYTPLIVRALMTSHPQDAKRDTSSDSAERMIAGDLSSVFDLNACHFSYRYRAAKPGPLLFDRAMRHLSSLGISPDQVLYVGNDMLNDVWAAKQFGLRTALFAGDGRSLRLRTEDARCQNCFPDMVLTRWEQIVECL; encoded by the coding sequence GTGAACTCATCCAACGACCGCGACGCACGACCGACGGACCTTCTCTTTTCATCGGTGCCGCTTCAGCCGACTCCGGTCTCGGTCGAACCCGCACTCGTTCCGCTGACTCAGCCGAAATCATTTGACCTCAGCGAGATTCAGGTGATTCTGTTGGACGTCTATGGAACGCTGGTGATCAGCGGCAGCGGCGACGTTGGAACGGCGGACGATGCCAAACACGACGCGGCCAATCGATGGATTCGCGAAGCAGCCACGGAAGCCGGAGTCGAAGACCTCGATGGCATCCCAACATCCGATCAATTGCGAAACCAGATCGTGGCCACGAATGAGGCGGCTCGTTCCGAGACGAATCCGAAGCCCGAAGTGGACATCCTGGAGATTTGGCGACGGGTGCTGCAGTCGAACGGCCGGGCTGATTTGGCGACAAATTCAAAAATTTTGGTGGCTTGGATTTGTGGCGTGGAAGGCCGCTCCAATCCGGTTTGGCCGATGCCCGGAGCTCACGAAGCATTGATGGCGATGCAAGAAAAAGGTCGCCGACTGGGGATTGTTAGCAACGCTCAGTTCTACACTCCGCTGATCGTTCGAGCATTGATGACGAGCCATCCGCAGGACGCAAAGCGTGACACGTCAAGCGATTCGGCAGAAAGAATGATTGCGGGCGATCTGTCATCCGTGTTCGACCTCAACGCGTGTCATTTTTCCTATCGCTATCGAGCGGCCAAGCCGGGCCCATTGCTGTTTGATCGTGCGATGCGACACCTCAGTTCACTCGGGATTTCGCCGGATCAAGTGCTGTACGTTGGCAATGACATGCTCAACGATGTTTGGGCGGCGAAGCAGTTTGGGCTGCGAACGGCTTTGTTTGCTGGCGACGGCCGTAGCTTGCGATTACGCACCGAGGATGCCCGTTGTCAAAATTGTTTCCCTGACATGGTGCTGACACGCTGGGAACAGATAGTAGAGTGTCTGTGA
- a CDS encoding glycosyltransferase family 4 protein, whose protein sequence is MGVQIGFVGTRFAGTDGVSLESAKWAQVLWDNGHVSHWYSGQSDRDKATSMVVPHAYFGHPDIEWINRRAFGTRTRTPDVTQRIYTLADYLKKTLYEFTRRFDLDLLIVQNALCIPMNLPLGVALTNFIAETGFPTIAHHHDFYWERDRFSVSAVTDMLWMAFPPALPQIQNVTINSFAQEDLSHRRGVSSILVPNVLDFENEPPQADEYSSHFRKDIGLDDDDILFLQPTRVVPRKGIEHAIALVAALKNDKCKLVISHASGDEGNEYLQVLMDLAESSGVDLRLCDHQVGDKRAIDADGNRIYTLGDAYAQADFITYPSIYEGFGNALLEAFYYRKPLLVNRYSIYVADIEPKGAKVISMDGYLTKDVVSKVERIIRDKAFRDEMVDFNYEIGRAFFSYGVLRRKLRALVTNFTGQDNL, encoded by the coding sequence ATGGGCGTCCAAATCGGCTTTGTGGGAACACGTTTCGCCGGCACCGATGGGGTGTCGCTCGAGAGCGCGAAATGGGCCCAGGTTCTGTGGGACAACGGCCACGTCAGCCACTGGTACTCGGGACAGAGCGACCGTGACAAAGCGACGTCGATGGTCGTGCCTCACGCTTACTTCGGCCATCCTGACATCGAATGGATCAACCGCCGCGCGTTTGGGACTCGGACACGCACGCCCGACGTCACCCAGCGAATCTACACGCTGGCTGACTACCTGAAGAAAACGCTTTACGAATTCACGCGTCGATTCGATCTGGATCTGCTGATCGTCCAAAACGCATTGTGCATCCCGATGAACTTGCCGCTCGGTGTTGCGCTGACCAACTTCATCGCGGAAACGGGCTTTCCCACGATCGCTCACCACCACGATTTCTATTGGGAGCGTGATCGGTTCAGCGTCTCGGCCGTGACCGACATGTTGTGGATGGCGTTCCCACCCGCGTTGCCACAAATCCAAAACGTGACGATCAACTCGTTCGCTCAAGAAGACTTGTCGCACCGTCGCGGTGTCTCGTCGATCTTGGTGCCCAACGTGTTGGACTTTGAAAACGAACCACCGCAAGCCGACGAGTACTCGTCCCACTTCCGCAAAGACATCGGATTGGACGATGACGACATCCTGTTCTTACAACCGACTCGCGTTGTACCTCGCAAAGGCATCGAGCATGCCATCGCGTTGGTCGCGGCACTCAAGAACGACAAGTGCAAACTGGTGATCTCCCACGCCAGCGGTGACGAAGGCAACGAATACCTGCAGGTGCTGATGGATTTGGCCGAAAGCAGCGGCGTTGATCTGCGTTTGTGTGATCACCAGGTCGGCGACAAACGAGCCATCGATGCCGATGGCAATCGCATCTACACGTTGGGCGATGCGTACGCGCAAGCCGACTTCATCACGTACCCGAGTATCTACGAAGGGTTCGGGAACGCTTTGTTGGAAGCGTTCTATTATCGCAAACCGTTGTTGGTAAATCGTTATTCGATTTACGTCGCCGACATCGAGCCCAAAGGGGCGAAAGTCATCTCCATGGATGGCTACTTGACCAAGGACGTCGTGTCGAAGGTGGAGCGGATCATCCGCGACAAAGCGTTCCGAGATGAGATGGTTGATTTCAATTACGAGATCGGCCGTGCTTTCTTTTCCTACGGGGTGCTGCGGCGCAAACTGCGAGCCCTCGTTACCAACTTCACCGGGCAGGACAACTTGTGA
- a CDS encoding FxsA family protein, with the protein MFFRLLALLIIVPFIELVLLLRLADATSWLTTLMIVVITGVIGSFLARREGLATWFRFQSAMSQGKMPSREIQDGLMIAFASALLLTPGLLTDALGFTLLTPPGRRLIGGWLRNRFAGSFQMRTFGGGGSSSSGQSVEDGFGQRGSNASAQRAGGAGDTIDSPHFEPKQSPSP; encoded by the coding sequence ATGTTCTTTCGACTCCTCGCCCTCCTGATCATCGTGCCCTTCATCGAGCTGGTTTTGCTGCTGCGTTTGGCGGATGCAACCAGCTGGCTGACCACGTTGATGATTGTCGTCATCACCGGAGTGATCGGATCGTTCCTGGCTCGCCGCGAAGGTTTGGCGACTTGGTTTCGTTTCCAATCCGCGATGTCGCAAGGCAAGATGCCCAGCCGCGAAATTCAGGATGGGTTGATGATCGCGTTTGCATCCGCGTTGTTGCTGACGCCGGGTTTGCTGACCGATGCACTCGGCTTCACGCTGTTGACTCCTCCCGGGCGAAGGCTGATTGGCGGATGGTTGCGGAATCGTTTCGCGGGAAGTTTCCAGATGCGCACCTTTGGCGGTGGCGGAAGCTCCTCCAGCGGCCAATCGGTCGAAGACGGTTTTGGACAGCGTGGTTCGAATGCATCGGCGCAGCGTGCCGGCGGTGCGGGCGATACGATTGACTCGCCTCACTTCGAACCCAAACAATCGCCTTCCCCGTGA